One genomic region from Stutzerimonas decontaminans encodes:
- a CDS encoding DUF1289 domain-containing protein, whose protein sequence is MSIQRIKTPCIGLCSTVYGDIVCRGCKRFHHEVVNWNTYDEEEKRAVWRRLEILLAQVMTAKLEVFDAQLLRQQLESRQVRFVVEQSPYCWAYQLIARGARVIQQLEAYGVALLPEFRDRPLPELRDAIDQEFFLLSEAHYERYIAPRFLLEGLDVRV, encoded by the coding sequence ATGTCCATACAGCGCATCAAAACCCCCTGCATCGGCCTATGTTCTACGGTTTACGGCGATATCGTCTGCCGCGGGTGCAAGCGCTTTCATCACGAGGTGGTCAACTGGAACACCTACGATGAAGAGGAAAAGCGAGCGGTATGGCGGCGTCTGGAAATTCTGTTGGCGCAGGTCATGACTGCCAAGCTTGAGGTGTTCGACGCCCAACTATTGCGCCAGCAGCTTGAGAGCAGACAGGTGCGCTTCGTGGTGGAGCAGTCGCCGTATTGCTGGGCCTACCAGTTGATCGCTCGCGGAGCGCGAGTCATCCAGCAGCTTGAGGCGTATGGGGTTGCATTATTGCCCGAGTTTCGCGATCGACCGCTTCCAGAGCTGCGCGATGCCATCGATCAGGAGTTCTTCCTGCTTTCCGAGGCCCATTACGAGCGGTACATCGCGCCGCGCTTTCTTCTCGAAGGCCTGGATGTCAGAGTTTGA
- the acnB gene encoding bifunctional aconitate hydratase 2/2-methylisocitrate dehydratase: MLEAYRKHVEERAAQGVVPQPLNAEQTAGLVELLKNPPAGEEEFLVDLITNRVPAGVDEAAYVKAGFLSALAKGETSSPLLSKQRAVELLGTMQGGYNISTLVELLDSAELGAVAAEQLKHTLLMFDAFHDVAEKAKAGNEHAKAVMQSWADGEWFTNRPAVAEKVSLSVFKVTGETNTDDLSPAPDAWSRPDIPLHALAMLKMARDGINPDVPGSVGPIKQMEELKAKGFPVAYVGDVVGTGSSRKSATNSVLWFFGDDIPNVPNKRAGGFCFGTKIAPIFYNTMEDAGALPIEFDCSNLAMGDVIDVYPYAGKVCKHGTDEVITTFELKTDVLLDEVRAGGRIPLIIGRGLTEKARAELGLAPSTLFKKPEAPADSGKGFTLAQKMVGRACGLPEGKGVRPGTYCEPKMTTVGSQDTTGPMTRDELKDLACLGFSADLVMQSFCHTAAYPKPIDVNTHHTLPDFIMNRSGVSLRPGDGIIHSWLNRMLLPDTVGTGGDSHTRFPIGISFPAGSGLVAFAAATGVMPLDMPESVLVRFKGQMQPGITLRDLVHAIPYYAIQQGLLTVEKKGKKNIFSGRILEIEGLNQLTVEQAFELSDASAERSAAGCTIKLPEDSIAEYLKSNITMLRWMISEGYGDARTLERRAQAMEAWIADPKLLEADKDAEYAAVIEIDLAEVKEPVLCAPNDPDDARLLSTVAGEKIDEVFIGSCMTNIGHFRAAGKLLDKVKGGIPTRLWLAPPTKMDAHQLTEEGYYGIYGKAGARMEMPGCSLCMGNQARVQTGSTVVSTSTRNFPNRLGDATNVYLASAELAAVASIIGKLPTVEEYMEYAKNIDSMAADIYRYLSFDQIAEFRDAAEKAKIKVVEV; encoded by the coding sequence GTGCTTGAAGCCTATCGCAAACACGTAGAAGAGCGTGCCGCCCAGGGCGTCGTGCCCCAGCCGCTGAACGCCGAGCAAACTGCAGGCCTGGTCGAGCTGCTGAAGAACCCGCCGGCCGGCGAAGAAGAATTCCTCGTTGATCTGATCACCAACCGCGTCCCTGCTGGCGTCGACGAAGCCGCCTACGTCAAGGCCGGCTTCCTGTCCGCCCTGGCCAAGGGTGAAACCTCCTCGCCGCTGCTGAGCAAGCAGCGCGCCGTCGAGCTGCTGGGCACCATGCAGGGCGGCTACAACATCTCCACCCTGGTTGAGCTGCTGGACAGCGCCGAACTGGGCGCAGTTGCCGCCGAGCAGCTCAAGCACACCCTGCTGATGTTCGACGCCTTCCACGACGTAGCCGAGAAAGCCAAAGCCGGTAACGAGCATGCCAAGGCAGTGATGCAGTCCTGGGCCGATGGCGAGTGGTTCACCAACCGCCCGGCAGTTGCCGAAAAAGTTTCCCTGTCCGTATTCAAGGTCACTGGCGAAACCAACACCGACGACCTGTCGCCTGCTCCAGATGCCTGGTCGCGCCCCGACATCCCGCTACACGCCCTGGCCATGCTGAAAATGGCCCGCGACGGAATCAATCCGGACGTACCGGGCTCGGTCGGCCCGATCAAGCAGATGGAAGAACTGAAGGCCAAGGGTTTCCCGGTTGCTTACGTCGGCGACGTGGTCGGCACCGGTTCCTCGCGCAAGTCGGCCACCAACTCCGTGCTGTGGTTCTTCGGTGACGACATCCCGAACGTGCCGAACAAGCGCGCAGGCGGCTTCTGCTTCGGCACCAAGATCGCTCCGATCTTCTACAACACCATGGAAGATGCCGGCGCCCTGCCGATCGAATTCGATTGCAGCAACCTGGCCATGGGCGACGTGATCGATGTCTATCCTTACGCTGGCAAGGTCTGCAAGCACGGCACCGACGAAGTCATCACCACCTTCGAACTGAAAACCGACGTCCTGCTGGACGAAGTCCGCGCTGGCGGCCGTATCCCGCTGATCATCGGCCGCGGCCTGACCGAAAAGGCCCGCGCCGAGCTGGGTCTGGCACCATCCACCCTGTTCAAGAAGCCAGAAGCGCCGGCTGACAGCGGCAAGGGCTTCACCCTCGCGCAGAAGATGGTCGGTCGCGCCTGCGGCCTGCCGGAAGGCAAGGGCGTACGTCCGGGCACCTACTGCGAGCCGAAGATGACCACCGTCGGCTCCCAGGACACCACTGGCCCGATGACCCGCGACGAACTGAAGGACCTGGCTTGCCTGGGTTTCTCCGCCGATCTGGTCATGCAGTCGTTCTGCCATACCGCTGCCTACCCGAAGCCGATCGACGTCAACACCCACCACACCCTGCCGGACTTCATCATGAACCGCAGCGGCGTGTCCCTGCGTCCGGGCGACGGCATCATCCACAGCTGGCTGAACCGCATGCTGCTGCCGGATACCGTCGGCACTGGTGGTGACTCGCACACCCGCTTCCCGATCGGCATCTCCTTCCCGGCCGGTTCCGGTCTGGTCGCCTTCGCTGCCGCCACTGGCGTCATGCCGCTGGACATGCCGGAATCCGTACTGGTGCGCTTCAAGGGTCAGATGCAGCCTGGCATCACCCTGCGTGACCTGGTTCATGCCATCCCCTACTACGCCATTCAGCAGGGCCTGCTGACTGTCGAGAAGAAGGGCAAGAAGAACATCTTCTCCGGCCGTATTCTCGAGATCGAAGGTCTCAACCAGCTGACTGTAGAACAGGCATTCGAGCTGTCCGACGCCTCTGCCGAGCGTTCGGCTGCCGGCTGCACCATTAAGCTGCCGGAAGACTCGATCGCCGAGTATCTGAAGTCCAACATCACCATGCTGCGCTGGATGATCAGCGAGGGTTACGGTGATGCCCGCACCCTGGAGCGCCGCGCTCAGGCGATGGAAGCGTGGATCGCCGATCCGAAGCTGCTGGAAGCAGACAAGGACGCCGAATACGCTGCAGTGATCGAGATCGACCTGGCCGAAGTGAAAGAGCCCGTGCTCTGCGCACCGAACGACCCGGACGATGCCCGCCTGCTGTCCACCGTTGCTGGCGAGAAGATCGACGAAGTCTTCATCGGTTCCTGCATGACCAACATCGGCCACTTCCGCGCTGCCGGCAAGCTGCTCGACAAGGTCAAGGGTGGCATTCCGACTCGTCTGTGGCTGGCTCCGCCGACCAAGATGGACGCCCATCAGCTGACCGAAGAAGGCTACTACGGCATCTACGGGAAGGCTGGCGCGCGTATGGAAATGCCGGGCTGCTCCCTGTGCATGGGTAACCAAGCTCGCGTTCAGACCGGTTCGACTGTCGTGTCCACTTCGACTCGTAACTTCCCGAACCGCCTTGGCGACGCCACCAACGTCTACCTGGCATCGGCCGAACTGGCAGCAGTAGCTTCCATCATCGGCAAGCTGCCGACCGTCGAGGAATACATGGAGTACGCGAAGAACATCGACAGCATGGCTGCCGATATCTATCGCTACCTGTCCTTCGACCAGATCGCCGAATTCCGTGACGCTGCGGAAAAGGCCAAGATCAAGGTCGTTGAAGTCTGA
- a CDS encoding universal stress protein — protein MQAIRCILVVIDPNQPQELALKRARLISSVSQSHLHLLTCDAKHDHSSHLAALREQLESEGHQVSTQQAWHDSLHQTIITVQQAEGCGLVVKQHVPDNPLKRALLTPEDWKLLRYCPCPVLMVKTANPWTGGNILAAVDVGNSDLEHRTLHATIINHGYEIASLADGKLHVISAHPSAMLSAADPAFQLKETIEARYREACKRFQEEFDIPDAQLHVEEGPADALIPRVCHQLKAVVTVIGTVARTGFSGALMGNTAEVVLDTLESDVLVLKPDDIIDHLEDLVRH, from the coding sequence ATGCAAGCCATACGCTGCATCCTCGTGGTAATTGACCCGAACCAGCCACAAGAGCTGGCATTGAAACGCGCACGCCTGATCTCGAGCGTCAGCCAGTCCCACCTGCATCTGCTGACGTGTGATGCGAAGCATGATCACAGCTCACACCTGGCAGCGCTGCGCGAACAACTCGAAAGTGAGGGCCACCAGGTAAGCACGCAACAAGCCTGGCACGACAGTCTTCACCAAACGATCATCACGGTGCAGCAGGCAGAAGGCTGCGGACTGGTCGTCAAACAGCACGTACCGGATAACCCGCTCAAGCGTGCGCTGCTGACCCCCGAGGACTGGAAGCTGCTGCGCTACTGCCCGTGCCCGGTACTCATGGTGAAAACCGCGAATCCGTGGACGGGAGGCAACATTCTGGCCGCGGTGGACGTCGGCAATTCCGATCTGGAACACCGCACCCTGCATGCAACGATCATCAATCATGGCTATGAGATCGCCAGCCTTGCCGATGGCAAGTTGCACGTTATCAGTGCGCATCCCTCAGCCATGCTCTCTGCTGCAGATCCGGCATTCCAGCTCAAGGAAACGATCGAGGCGCGCTACCGTGAGGCCTGCAAGCGATTCCAGGAAGAGTTCGATATCCCGGACGCTCAACTACATGTCGAGGAAGGCCCAGCCGATGCCCTTATCCCAAGGGTTTGCCATCAGCTCAAGGCCGTGGTGACGGTCATAGGCACCGTGGCGCGAACCGGCTTCTCAGGCGCGCTGATGGGCAATACCGCTGAAGTGGTGCTCGACACGCTGGAAAGCGACGTGTTGGTGCTAAAACCCGACGACATCATCGACCATCTCGAGGATCTGGTCCGCCATTGA
- a CDS encoding peptidylprolyl isomerase: MIKLHTNYGVITVNLFEDKAPETTANFKEYVKSGHYDGTIFHRVISNFMIQGGGFESGMKQKPTRAPIKNEANNGLSNKTGTLAMARTMEPHSASAQFFINVKDNDFLDHSAPTVQGWGYAVFGEVTDGMDVVEKIKAVATTMKSGHQDVPVEDVVIEKAEIVE, encoded by the coding sequence ATGATCAAACTGCACACCAACTACGGCGTCATCACCGTCAATCTATTCGAAGACAAAGCTCCGGAAACCACTGCCAACTTCAAGGAATACGTGAAGAGCGGCCACTACGACGGCACCATCTTCCATCGCGTAATCAGCAACTTCATGATCCAGGGTGGCGGTTTCGAATCTGGCATGAAGCAGAAGCCCACCCGTGCACCGATCAAGAACGAGGCCAACAACGGCCTATCGAACAAGACCGGCACCCTGGCCATGGCCCGCACCATGGAGCCGCACTCCGCTTCCGCGCAGTTCTTCATCAACGTGAAGGACAACGACTTCCTCGACCATAGCGCGCCGACCGTTCAGGGCTGGGGTTATGCCGTATTCGGTGAAGTAACCGACGGCATGGACGTGGTCGAGAAGATCAAAGCCGTTGCGACCACCATGAAGTCCGGCCATCAGGACGTCCCGGTGGAAGACGTGGTGATCGAGAAGGCTGAGATCGTCGAGTAA
- a CDS encoding OmpA family protein, with product MKLKNTLGVVIGSMVAATSLSALAQGQGAVEVEAFGKHYFTDSSRDVQRDGELYGAGVSYFLTDDVSLGLSYGEYHDLTSKDPVGTDGSHKNIKGSLTSLDAAYHFGAPGVGLRPYVSAGVAHQSIGQADRGGRDRSTFANVGTGLKYYFTENFFAKASVDGMYNIDADEAEWMAGVGVGLNFGGGARQVAAVEPTPEPAPAPIVDNEPEPAPELVRVELDVKFDFDKSRVREESYSDIKNLADFMQQYPQTSTTVEGHTDSVGTDQYNQRLSERRAEAVRNVLVNEYGVEGGRVNSVGYGESRPVADNSTEEGRQINRRVEAEVEAQVQ from the coding sequence ATGAAACTTAAAAACACCTTAGGCGTCGTTATCGGTTCGATGGTTGCCGCCACTTCTCTCAGCGCGCTGGCCCAAGGACAGGGTGCCGTAGAGGTGGAAGCGTTCGGTAAGCACTACTTCACCGATAGCTCGCGTGACGTTCAGCGTGACGGTGAGCTCTACGGCGCTGGCGTGAGCTACTTCCTGACCGACGATGTTTCGCTGGGCCTTTCCTATGGCGAGTACCACGACCTGACCTCCAAAGATCCGGTTGGTACCGATGGCAGCCACAAGAACATCAAGGGCAGCCTGACTTCCCTCGATGCCGCTTATCACTTCGGCGCGCCGGGTGTAGGTCTGCGTCCTTACGTCTCCGCTGGTGTCGCTCACCAGAGCATCGGTCAGGCTGACCGTGGTGGTCGCGATCGCAGCACCTTCGCTAATGTTGGTACCGGTCTGAAGTATTACTTCACCGAGAACTTCTTCGCCAAGGCCAGCGTCGACGGCATGTACAACATCGATGCGGACGAAGCCGAGTGGATGGCTGGCGTTGGCGTTGGTCTGAACTTTGGCGGCGGCGCCCGCCAGGTTGCAGCTGTTGAGCCGACTCCAGAGCCGGCCCCGGCTCCGATCGTCGACAACGAGCCGGAACCTGCACCGGAGCTGGTGCGTGTCGAGCTGGACGTGAAATTCGACTTTGATAAGTCGCGCGTTCGTGAAGAGAGCTACAGCGACATCAAGAACCTCGCTGATTTCATGCAGCAGTACCCGCAGACCAGCACCACTGTTGAAGGTCACACCGACTCGGTCGGTACTGACCAGTACAACCAGCGTCTGTCCGAGCGTCGCGCCGAAGCGGTGCGCAACGTTCTGGTCAACGAGTATGGTGTTGAAGGTGGTCGCGTGAATTCCGTAGGTTACGGTGAGTCCCGTCCGGTTGCGGACAACTCCACCGAGGAAGGTCGTCAGATCAACCGTCGCGTTGAGGCTGAAGTAGAAGCTCAGGTTCAGTAA
- the lpxH gene encoding UDP-2,3-diacylglucosamine diphosphatase has translation MILLISDLHLEEERPDITRAFLHFLETRAGQAEALYILGDFFEVWIGDDAMTPFQRSIADSLHALSERGTRIYLMHGNRDFMLGKGFCRAAGCTLLGDPSVVELCGERVLLMHGDSLCTRDEGYMRLRRLLRNPLSLFILRNLPLSTRRKLARKLRNESRTQTRMKASDIIDVTPELIPRVLAEHGVQTLIHGHTHRPAMHELEVNGQPARRIVLGDWDRQGWALQVDEKGFQQAPFDLS, from the coding sequence GTGATCCTGCTGATCTCGGATCTGCATCTGGAAGAGGAACGCCCGGACATTACCCGGGCGTTTCTGCATTTTCTAGAAACACGCGCGGGCCAGGCCGAAGCGCTGTACATCCTCGGCGACTTTTTCGAGGTCTGGATCGGCGACGACGCAATGACGCCGTTCCAGCGCTCGATCGCCGACTCCCTACACGCCTTGAGCGAGCGCGGCACGCGCATCTACCTGATGCATGGCAATCGTGACTTCATGCTGGGCAAAGGCTTCTGCCGCGCAGCAGGCTGCACGTTGCTGGGCGACCCGAGCGTGGTCGAGCTCTGTGGTGAGCGCGTCCTACTGATGCATGGCGACAGCCTGTGCACGCGCGACGAAGGCTACATGCGGCTACGACGCTTGCTACGCAATCCGCTCAGCCTGTTCATCCTGCGCAATCTACCGCTGTCCACTCGCCGAAAACTGGCGCGCAAGCTGCGCAATGAAAGTCGCACCCAGACGCGCATGAAGGCTTCGGACATCATCGATGTCACCCCGGAACTTATCCCTCGCGTACTCGCCGAGCATGGCGTGCAGACGCTGATTCACGGGCATACCCATCGCCCGGCGATGCATGAGCTGGAAGTGAACGGCCAGCCGGCGCGGCGCATCGTGCTCGGCGATTGGGACCGCCAAGGCTGGGCGTTACAAGTCGACGAGAAAGGCTTTCAGCAAGCCCCGTTCGATCTAAGCTAA
- a CDS encoding tRNA-(ms[2]io[6]A)-hydroxylase, giving the protein MLPDLNDFLGCATPAAWVDAALQNQDVMLIDHGNCEKKAAGAAFQLMFRYVDKPDLQNKMSRLAREELRHFEQVLAIVRRREIPLRNVGSSRYAAGLRELVRNHEPYRLTDTLVIGAFIEARSCERFAMLVPYLDEELGKFYHGLLKSEARHFQDYLKLAYEYGDAADVDATIIRVRERERELIESPDAEFRFHSGVPLAA; this is encoded by the coding sequence ATGCTTCCTGATCTGAATGATTTCCTCGGTTGTGCCACGCCCGCTGCTTGGGTGGACGCAGCTTTGCAGAATCAGGATGTGATGCTGATTGATCATGGCAACTGTGAGAAGAAGGCGGCGGGCGCGGCGTTCCAGCTGATGTTCCGCTATGTCGACAAACCCGACCTGCAGAACAAGATGTCGCGGCTGGCGCGCGAAGAGTTGCGTCATTTCGAACAGGTGCTGGCAATAGTCCGTCGACGTGAAATTCCGCTGCGCAATGTCGGCTCCTCGCGCTATGCGGCCGGTCTGCGCGAGCTCGTGCGCAATCATGAGCCGTATCGACTGACCGATACGCTAGTGATCGGTGCCTTTATCGAGGCGCGCTCCTGCGAACGCTTCGCCATGCTGGTCCCGTACCTGGATGAAGAGCTGGGTAAGTTCTATCACGGTCTGCTCAAATCCGAGGCGCGGCACTTTCAGGACTATCTGAAGCTGGCGTACGAGTACGGCGACGCTGCCGATGTTGATGCCACGATCATCCGGGTACGTGAGCGTGAGCGCGAGCTCATCGAAAGCCCGGACGCCGAGTTTCGCTTTCACAGTGGTGTGCCGCTAGCGGCTTAG
- a CDS encoding glutamine--tRNA ligase/YqeY domain fusion protein: protein MSKPETPAASNFLRPIVQADLDAGKHAKIVTRFPPEPNGYLHIGHAKSICLNFGLAKEFGGECNLRFDDTNPAKEDQEYIDAIKSDVEWLGFQWAGEERYASNYFDQLHEWAIHLIKAGKAYVCDLTPEQAREYRGSLTEPGKNSPFRERSVEENLDLFARMKAGEFPDGARALRAKIDMASPNMNLRDPILYRIRHAHHHQTGDKWCIYPSYDFTHGQSDAIEGITHSICTLEFEDHRPLYEWFLANLPVPAQPRQYEFARLNLNYTITSKRKLKQLVDEKHVSGWDDPRMSTLSGFRRRGYTPASIRNFCDMIGVNRAGGVVDIGMLEFAIREDLDANAARAMCVLKPLKVVITNYPEGQVENLELPCHPKQDMGVRVLPFSREIYIDASDFEEVPPAGFKRLIPGGEVRLRGSYVIRADEAIKDEAGNVTELRCSYDENTLGKNPEGRKVKGVIHWVPAADSVECEVRLYDRLFRSANPEKDEEGGSFLDNINPESLVVLRGCRAEPSLANAEPEERFQFEREGYFCADLKDSKPGAPVFNRTVTLRDSWGQ, encoded by the coding sequence ATGAGCAAGCCCGAGACTCCCGCCGCAAGCAACTTTCTCCGCCCGATCGTTCAGGCTGATCTGGACGCCGGCAAGCACGCCAAGATCGTCACCCGCTTTCCGCCGGAGCCCAATGGTTACCTGCATATCGGGCATGCCAAGTCGATCTGCCTGAACTTTGGCCTGGCGAAGGAGTTCGGTGGCGAGTGCAACCTGCGCTTTGATGACACCAACCCAGCCAAGGAAGACCAGGAATACATCGACGCCATCAAGAGTGACGTCGAGTGGCTGGGCTTTCAGTGGGCGGGCGAAGAGCGCTACGCCTCCAACTATTTCGATCAGTTGCACGAGTGGGCCATCCACCTGATCAAGGCTGGCAAGGCCTATGTCTGCGACCTGACGCCCGAGCAGGCACGCGAATACCGTGGCAGCCTGACCGAGCCCGGCAAGAACAGCCCGTTCCGCGAGCGTTCGGTAGAGGAAAACCTAGATCTGTTCGCGCGCATGAAGGCCGGCGAGTTCCCGGATGGTGCCCGGGCTTTGCGGGCGAAGATCGATATGGCTTCGCCGAACATGAACCTGCGTGATCCGATCCTCTATCGCATTCGTCACGCTCATCATCACCAGACCGGCGACAAGTGGTGCATCTACCCCAGCTATGACTTCACCCATGGTCAGTCGGATGCCATCGAAGGCATCACGCATTCGATCTGCACACTGGAGTTCGAGGATCACCGTCCGCTTTACGAGTGGTTCCTGGCCAACCTGCCGGTGCCGGCGCAGCCGCGTCAGTACGAATTCGCTCGTCTCAATCTGAATTACACCATCACCAGCAAGCGCAAGCTCAAGCAGCTGGTCGATGAGAAGCATGTGAGTGGTTGGGACGACCCGCGGATGTCGACGCTCTCCGGATTCCGGCGCCGCGGCTACACCCCGGCGTCGATCCGTAACTTCTGCGACATGATCGGCGTGAACCGTGCTGGTGGTGTGGTCGACATCGGCATGCTGGAGTTCGCGATTCGTGAGGACCTGGACGCCAACGCAGCGCGTGCGATGTGCGTGCTCAAGCCGCTCAAGGTGGTGATCACCAACTACCCGGAGGGCCAGGTCGAGAACCTCGAACTGCCGTGCCATCCCAAGCAGGATATGGGCGTGCGGGTGCTGCCATTTAGTCGTGAGATCTACATCGATGCGAGCGACTTTGAAGAGGTCCCGCCGGCCGGGTTCAAACGGCTGATTCCGGGCGGCGAAGTGCGTCTACGCGGTAGCTACGTGATTCGTGCCGATGAGGCGATCAAGGACGAGGCTGGCAATGTCACCGAGCTGCGCTGCAGCTATGACGAAAACACCCTGGGAAAAAACCCGGAAGGCCGCAAGGTCAAGGGTGTGATCCATTGGGTTCCGGCAGCCGATAGCGTCGAATGTGAGGTGCGCCTGTACGACCGCCTGTTCCGCTCCGCCAATCCGGAAAAGGACGAGGAGGGCGGTAGCTTCCTCGACAACATCAATCCGGAGTCGCTGGTTGTGCTCAGGGGGTGCCGTGCCGAGCCGTCGCTGGCCAATGCCGAACCTGAAGAGCGGTTCCAGTTCGAGCGCGAAGGCTATTTCTGCGCCGACCTGAAGGACAGCAAGCCGGGTGCTCCCGTGTTCAACCGCACCGTCACGCTACGTGACTCCTGGGGTCAATGA